One segment of Erigeron canadensis isolate Cc75 chromosome 2, C_canadensis_v1, whole genome shotgun sequence DNA contains the following:
- the LOC122589625 gene encoding uncharacterized protein LOC122589625 isoform X2, which produces MLRCNSTPILFQSYPTKQSSPLTRTPSFSLITATTDHDNHRLKSPSSSSSQPLFTANNKTNYTPHTITHKKHDGNEVTNKVLQTAASGGCGGNGGRVCIGGGHGSGGGSDGGQHHDTDLYYQQLIEANPGNVLLLANYAKFLKEVRCDHKKAEEYYERAILANPNDGHVLSLYADLIWELHKDANRADSYFNQAVETDPND; this is translated from the exons ATGTTGAGATGCAACTCAACACCTATCTTATTCCAATCTTACCCAACCAAACAATCATCACCCCTAACCCGAACCCCGTCCTTCTCTTTGATCACCGCCACCACTGATCATGACAACCACCGACTGAAATctccctcctcctcctcctcacaACCGTTGTTCACAGCCAACAACAAAACTAATTACACCCCGCACACAATTACTCACAAGAAACACGATGGCAATGAAGTTACTAATAAGGTCCTGCAGACTGCTGCCAGTGGTGGCTGCGGTGGCAATGGTGGCAGAGTATGCATTGGCGGTGGCCATGGATCTGGTGGTGGCTCTGATGGTGGACAACATCATGACACCGATTTATATTACCAGCAGCTGATAGAAGCAAATCCCGGAAATGTTTTGTTGCTAGCAAACTACGCCAAATTCTTGAAAgaa GTTCGATGCGATCACAAGAAGGCTGAAGAGTACTATGAAAGAGCAATTCTTGCAAATCCAAATGACGGGCATGTTTTGTCACTCTATGCTGATTTGATTTGGGAGCTTCATAAGGATGCTAATCGTGCCGATTCCTACTTCAATCAAGCAGTGGAAACCGATCCAAATGACTG A
- the LOC122589345 gene encoding uncharacterized protein LOC122589345: MTSSLFSPTAVNHHYFHRNSSILTASGPYIPSIRFLSSKNWRRNCNLWRGRCGATSPTPPESEPPSGDEHDSNSGSMVSVARLQESAQIFFAVLFWMSLFFWSSVWDGRNNGRSDKGPRFWK, encoded by the exons ATGACGTCCAGTCTTTTTTCTCCGACCGCCGTAAACCACCATTACTTTCACCGTAACTCATCGATCCTCACCGCAAGCGGTCCTTATATTCCGTCTATCCGTTTCTTATCTTCCAAAAATTGGCGGCGTAATTGTAATCTATGGCGTGGCAGGTGCGGTGCTACTTCGCCGACTCCACCGGAGTCTGAACCACCTTCCGGAGATGAACATGATTCTAATTCAG GTTCAATGGTATCTGTCGCTAGATTACAGGAAAGTGCTCAGATTTTTTTTGCTGTTCTTTTTTGGATGTCCCTTTTCTTCTGGTCATCTGTATGGGATGGAAGAAATAATGGCAGATCCGACAAGGGGCCTAGGTTCTGGAAATAA
- the LOC122587295 gene encoding palmitoyl-monogalactosyldiacylglycerol delta-7 desaturase, chloroplastic-like, translating into MRNLLVSVAESDGVVKNSDHRKIPFSDVVVTGTRNHFLKRNWRRIDIQVLIWIVLVHFLALFAPFTFSWDAFWLAFVGYLLTGTLGVTLAYHRILAHHSLKLPKVLEYTFAYFGVLAAQRDPIFWVSMHRYHHQFVDSEKDAHSPINGFWFSHMGWLFDSGYILEKYKERKNVEDLKKQAFYMFIRKTYEFHVLGCGALLYAWGGFSYLVWGLGVRTVWVYHLTFLVNSACHIWGYQAWNTGDLSKNNWWVAVLTFGEGWHNNHHAFEFSARHGLEWWQIDISWYIICFLEALGLATSVKVPTESHRLKKSFPTTSSPETKSK; encoded by the exons atgagAAACTTGTTAGTCTCAGTTGCCGAATCCGACGGTGTTGTTAAAAATTCCGATCACCGGAAGATACCATTTTCAGATGTGGTGGTGACAGGGACTAGAAACCATTTTTTGAAACGTAATTGGCGAAGGATAGATATACAAGTTTTGATATGGATTGTGTTGGTTCATTTTTTGGCACTCTTTGCACCATTTACATTTTCTTGGGATGCTTTTTGGCTTGCGTTTGTTGGTTATTTGTTAACGGGAACGTTGGGTGTCACACTAGCTTATCATCGTATTTTAGCTCATCATAGTCTTAAACTTCCTAAAGTGCTAGAGTACACCTTTGCTTACTTTGGGGTGTTGGCCGCTCag AGAGATCCGATATTTTGGGTGAGCATGCATAGATATCATCATCAGTTTGTCGACTCAGAAAAAGATGCGCACTCTCCGATCAATGGCTTTTGGTTTAGTCATATGGGTTGGCTTTTTGACAGCGGATATATCCTTGAAAAG TATAAGGAACGTAAAAATGTGGAGGATTTAAAAAAGCAGGCGTTCTATATGTTTATTAGAAAAACATATGAATTTCATGTGCTTGGATGCGGTGCTCTCTTGTATGCTTGGGGTGGATTTTCGTACCTCGTCTGGGGCCTG GGTGTTAGGACAGTATGGGTGTACCATCTAACGTTTCTCGTTAATTCGGCTTGTCACATTTGGGGATACCAAGCATGGAACACTGGTGATCTCTCCAAGAACAACTG GTGGGTGGCAGTGCTTACTTTCGGAGAAGGATGGCATAACAATCACCACGCATTCGAGTTCTCAGCTCGACATGGGTTAGAGTGGTGGCAGATCGACATTTCGTGGTACATCATATGCTTCCTTGAAGCCCTGGGTTTGGCCACCAGTGTCAAAGTGCCAACAGAGTCACACAGGCTTAAAAAATCGTTCCCCACCACCAGCTCACCAGAGACCAAGTCTAAATGA
- the LOC122589625 gene encoding uncharacterized protein LOC122589625 isoform X1 codes for MLRCNSTPILFQSYPTKQSSPLTRTPSFSLITATTDHDNHRLKSPSSSSSQPLFTANNKTNYTPHTITHKKHDGNEVTNKVLQTAASGGCGGNGGRVCIGGGHGSGGGSDGGQHHDTDLYYQQLIEANPGNVLLLANYAKFLKEVRCDHKKAEEYYERAILANPNDGHVLSLYADLIWELHKDANRADSYFNQAVETDPNDCYVLATYARFLWDTDQNDEEEEEEDVLLTRSSHGLLV; via the exons ATGTTGAGATGCAACTCAACACCTATCTTATTCCAATCTTACCCAACCAAACAATCATCACCCCTAACCCGAACCCCGTCCTTCTCTTTGATCACCGCCACCACTGATCATGACAACCACCGACTGAAATctccctcctcctcctcctcacaACCGTTGTTCACAGCCAACAACAAAACTAATTACACCCCGCACACAATTACTCACAAGAAACACGATGGCAATGAAGTTACTAATAAGGTCCTGCAGACTGCTGCCAGTGGTGGCTGCGGTGGCAATGGTGGCAGAGTATGCATTGGCGGTGGCCATGGATCTGGTGGTGGCTCTGATGGTGGACAACATCATGACACCGATTTATATTACCAGCAGCTGATAGAAGCAAATCCCGGAAATGTTTTGTTGCTAGCAAACTACGCCAAATTCTTGAAAgaa GTTCGATGCGATCACAAGAAGGCTGAAGAGTACTATGAAAGAGCAATTCTTGCAAATCCAAATGACGGGCATGTTTTGTCACTCTATGCTGATTTGATTTGGGAGCTTCATAAGGATGCTAATCGTGCCGATTCCTACTTCAATCAAGCAGTGGAAACCGATCCAAATGACTG TTATGTTTTGGCTACTTATGCTCGATTTTTATGGGACACTGATCAGAAtgatgaggaggaggaggaggaagatgTATTGTTAACACGTTCTTCACACGGGTTGTTAGTCTAA
- the LOC122590222 gene encoding EPIDERMAL PATTERNING FACTOR-like protein 8: MAPARTYLLLSFRVVVTAALILIFSTVVSHSIPGYDGDQGVRQNKRVIGSRPPGCVNKCVNCRPCQATLVIPPHPKMINYRAQSHWEDNYYLLSWKCKCGDKLFQP, translated from the exons ATGGCACCTGCAAGGACCTACCTACTACTTAGTTTCAGGGTGGTTGTTACTGCAGCCctcattcttatcttttctACAGTAGTCTCACATTCCATTCCAG gTTATGATGGTGATCAAGGCGTGAGACAGAACAAGAGAGTAATAGGATCAAGGCCACCAGGGTGTGTGAACAAGTGTGTGAATTGTAGGCCATGTCAGGCGACTTTGGTTATTCCTCCACATCCAAAGATGATTAATTACAGGGCTCAGTCTCATTGGGAAGATAATTACTATCTTCTTTCCTGGAAATGCAAATGTGGTGACAAACTCTTTCAACCTTAA
- the LOC122590221 gene encoding glucan endo-1,3-beta-glucosidase 11-like, whose amino-acid sequence MGSNNGFVFWFLTIYANFVISSAFTGTYGVNYGRIADNIPRPESVVTLMKASKIMNTRIFDADHEVLKAFKGSGIEIMIGLGNEFLRDISMSEDRAIDWVKENVEPFVPGTRIVGIAVGNEILGGGNQELWEVLLPAVKNVHNALVRLRLSDKVEVSSPHSAAVFATSYPPSAGEFKESVIPYMKPLLEFFSQTKSPFYINTYPFLAYISDPEHIDLNYALFKKNPGIYDEKTKLHYDNMFEAQIDASYAALEKAGFEKMEVIVSETGWASRGDPNEAAATLSNARTYNMNLRKRLLKKKGTPYRPKQVVKAYVFAMFNENLKPGPTSERNFGLFKADGSISYNIGFTGLVPSSSTSIFFSKGIGSMQFMYLISAAALVLIISL is encoded by the exons ATGGGCTCGAATAACGGGTTTGTCTTCTGGTTCTTGACCATCTATGCTAATT TTGTGATATCAAGTGCATTCACGGGCACGTATGGAGTAAATTATGGACGGATAGCTGACAACATTCCACGTCCTGAAAGCGTTGTGACCCTGATGAAGGCATCTAAGATCATGAACACCAGAATCTTTGATGCAGATCATGAAGTTCTCAAGGCTTTTAAAGGGTCGGGTATAGAGATAATGATCGGGCTAGGCAATGAGTTCTTGAGAGATATAAGCATGAGTGAAGACCGGGCAATTGATTGGGTTAAAGAAAATGTTGAGCCTTTTGTCCCTGGGACTCGAATTGTTGGCATTGCAGTTGGAAACGAGATTTTAGGGGGTGGTAATCAAGAACTTTGGGAGGTTTTGCTTCCGGCTGTCAAAAATGTGCATAATGCATTAGTTCGGCTTCGTCTATCAGACAAAGTTGAAGTCTCAAGTCCACACTCGGCTGCTGTTTTTGCAACTTCATACCCACCATCAGCAGGCGAGTTCAAGGAATCTGTTATACCTTACATGAAACCATTGCTAGAATTCTTCTCCCAAACTAAATCACCATTTTACATAAACACTTACCCCTTTCTAGCTTACATTAGTGATCCTGAACATATTGATCTTAACTATGCCCTCTTTAAAAAGAACCCTGGGATCTATGATGAAAAAACTAAACTTCATTATGACAACATGTTCGAGGCTCAAATTGACGCATCCTATGCTGCTTTGGAGAAAGCCGGGTTCGAGAAGATGGAGGTCATAGTATCAGAAACGGGCTGGGCATCACGTGGTGACCCTAATGAAGCAGCAGCAACTCTTAGCAACGCACGGACCTACAATATGAACTTACGCAAACGGCTCCTTAAAAAGAAGGGTACTCCTTATAGACCAAAACAGGTAGTCAAGGCATACGTGTTTGCTATGTTTAATGAGAATCTAAAGCCTGGGCCGACTTCTGAGAGAAATTTCGGGCTTTTTAAAGCAGATGGGAGCATTTCTTATAATATTGGGTTCACGGGACTTGtaccatcttcatcaacatcCATTTTCTTCTCAAAA GGAATTGGCTCTATGCAGTTCATGTACTTGATATCTGCTGCAGCCCTGGTGCTGATCATATCATTGTGA
- the LOC122590250 gene encoding equilibrative nucleotide transporter 8-like — translation MENQSVEPQGAGPNQNEPPKDPYHITYMIHFLLGAGYLVPWNSFITAVDYFEDLYPSKHISKVFSVAYMVAAMTVLLILTCWSSKMKLPGLKKRMNLGYGLFVLALMVAPVTDWVDQTSGFIRQGSNVAFVVLVLMVAVTGFAEGLTGGSLIGATGKLPDRYMQAVVAGNASAGVLVCMLRIITKASLPHSRKGLRTSTHIYFFTSTLIELLCVLFFNLIHKLPTIRHYTTKTAHTNNNFSTTFKPKKTGHVLKNLKWLATSMVVIYIVTLSIFPGYLSENVKSSHFGDWYPVFLITAFNIGDFSGKCLTAVYVVKKSRWVVWACIARLLFYPLFMGCVFGPKWLRSEVPVSLLTLLLGVSNGYLTSVLMIVAPKSVSVEESNIAGIVMSLFLAIGLVIGSALGWLWNIKT, via the exons ATGGAAAACCAATCGGTCGAACCACAGGGCGCCGGACCCAATCAAAATGAACCGCCAAAAGACCCTTATCACATTACATACATGATCCACTTTCTACTTGGTGCGGGATATCTGGTTCCATGGAATTCCTTCATCACAGCCGTTGATTACTTTGAAGACCTTTATCCATCAAAACACATTAGCAAGGTGTTTTCGGTTGCATATATGGTGGCTGCTATGACTGTTCTTCTAATCTTGACATGTTGGTCTAGCAAGATGAAGTTGCCCGGGTTAAAAAAGAGGATGAATTTGGGCTATGGTTTGTTTGTATTGGCACTAATGGTTGCACCGGTGACTGATTGGGTCGATCAAACGAGCGGGTTCATTAGACAAGGCTCCAATGTGGCATTTGTGGTTCTTGTTTTGATGGTTGCGGTTACTGGCTTTGCTGAAGGGCTAACTGGTGGAAGCTTGATTGGTGCTACTGGAAAATTGCCTGATCGGTATATGCAGGCTGTTGTGGCTGGCAATGCTTCtgcag GGGTTTTGGTATGCATGTTGAGGATCATAACCAAGGCTTCACTTCCTCACTCAAGAAAAGGCCTTCGAACAAGCACACACATCTACTTCTTCACAAGCACCCTCATCGAACTCCTTTGCGTCCTGTTCTTCAACCTTATTCACAAATTACCAACAATTCGACATTACACCACTAAAACTGCTCACACAAACAACAACTTTAGTACCACATTCAAACCTAAAAAAACTGGTCATGTCTTGAAGAATCTGAAATGGCTAGCAACCTCGATGGTCGTAATCTACATAGTGACCCTATCGATATTCCCTGGTTATCTAAGCGAGAATGTCAAATCATCACATTTTGGGGATTGGTATCCTGTGTTCTTGATAACAGCTTTCAATATTGGTGACTTTTCGGGCAAGTGTTTGACAGCGGTTTATGTGGTTAAAAAGAGTAGATGGGTGGTATGGGCGTGTATTGCAAGGTTGTTGTTTTATCCCCTTTTCATGGGTTGCGTTTTTGGACCCAAGTGGTTGCGAAGTGAGGTTCCAGTGTCACTTTTGACGCTGTTGTTGGGAGTTAGCAATGGGTATTTAACTAGCGTGCTGATGATTGTGGCCCCTAAATCTGTCTCAGTCGAGGAATCAAACATTGCTGGAATTGTAATGAGTTTGTTTTTGGCAATTGGGTTGGTGATTGGTTCTGCTCTGGGTTGGTTGTGGAACATAAAAACATAG